The proteins below are encoded in one region of Apium graveolens cultivar Ventura chromosome 4, ASM990537v1, whole genome shotgun sequence:
- the LOC141718879 gene encoding BEL1-like homeodomain protein 2 → MSQDYHHQAAAAASGIFNFSNGYERSQQEEQRDKVLRGQGFEPPPPLVAMDEEGEEETGGGLHGYDQTAGLLSEMFNFPSGAATATELLQQQISGNYHGQHIMRPSSAHRLGTGGSHDNWYTGSEHKNSHLVNQQHHIGTSINASESAAAAMQLFNMNPSAARSPSPSPPSTLHMLLPNPSPNSTSNSLHQPFHSPTGFGPSSHQQQFTWGPGSTSHDAGSTSTTGQLTPHHHQIIEGHGQGLSLSLSSSLQHLEAAKAEEFRNAGGMLFFNQGGGGGGGGSNANAQFHNQALQLQGTEVVLGAQNQPIHHVGFRSSSLGVVNVLRTSKYVKAAQELLEEFCSVGRGQFKKNKFSKPPNSSTNPTGSSGGGASSSSSKDLPPISASDRIEHQRRKVKLLSMLDEVDRRYSHYCQQMQMVVNSFDVVMGYGAAVPYTALAQKAMSRHFRCLKDAIAAQVKHSCELLGEKDAAGTSGVTKGETPRLKLLEQSLRQQRAFHQMGGMLEQEAWRPQRGLPERSVNILRAWLFEHFLHPYPSDADKHLLARQTGLSRNQVSNWFINARVRLWKPMVEDMYQQESKEEGEDDDMETNAQTPMQSPTIASTATTTTFTSAPPSATVVMRSEMNAPENDPSILAINTNFSDNQPPGHLYSSSTTPLSTVTCRRGEPEYITAGGNADDNSNNIGSTLISFGANTTGDVSLTLGLRHVGNMPEKNPFSVRDFGGC, encoded by the exons ATGTCCCAAGATTATCATCACCAAGCTGCTGCTGCTGCCTCCGGTATCTTCAATTTCTCCAATGGGTACGAAAGATCGCAACAAGAAGAGCAAAGAGATAAGGTACTGAGAGGGCAAGGGTTTGAGCCACCGCCTCCACTAGTTGCAATGGATGAAGAAGGTGAAGAAGAAACAGGTGGAGGGCTTCATGGATATGATCAAACAGCTGGATTATTATCGGAAATGTTCAATTTTCCATCCGGCGCAGCCACTGCAACGGAATTATTGCAACAACAGATATCGGGAAATTATCACGGCCAACACATTATGAGGCCTTCTTCGGCACATCGGTTAGGTACGGGAGGAAGTCATGATAATTGGTATACGGGAAGTGAACACAAGAACAGCCACTTAGTTAATCAACAACATCATATTGGAACAAGCATTAATGCATCGGAGTCAGCAGCTGCAGCCATGCAACTATTTAATATGAATCCGTCAGCTGCGAGGTCGCCTTCACCGTCTCCTCCTTCTACACTCCACATGTTGCTTCCGAATCCATCACCTAATTCAACTTCCAATTCTCTTCATCAACCTTTTCATAGTCCAACAGGTTTCGGGCCATCATCACATCAACAACAATTCACTTGGGGTCCAGGAAGTACTAGTCATGATGCTGGAAGCACTTCTACAACCGGTCAACTCACTCCACATCATCATCAGATTATCGAAGGCCACGGTCAAGGCCTTTCGTTGTCATTATCATCATCGTTACAACATTTGGAAGCCGCAAAAGCAGAAGAATTCAGGAATGCAGGAGGAATGTTATTTTTCAAtcaaggaggaggaggaggaggaggaggttcGAATGCTAATGCACAATTTCATAATCAAGCATTGCAATTACAAGGTACAGAAGTAGTACTAGGCGCTCAAAACCAACCTATTCATCATGTGGGATTTAGGTCTTCTTCTCTAGGAGTAGTCAATGTTTTAAGGACATCCAAATATGTCAAGGCTGCACAAGAATTGTTAGAAGAGTTTTGTAGTGTTGGAAGAGGTCAATTCAAGAAGAATAAATTTTCGAAGCCTCCGAATTCATCGACAAATCCTACCGGAAGCTCCGGTGGTGGCGCTTCCTCCTCTTCCTCCAAGGATCTCCCTCCCATTTCGGCTTCCGATAGAATTGAGCACCAGAGAAGAAAGGTCAAACTTTTATCAATGCTTGACGAG GTGGATCGGAGATACAGTCATTATTGCCAACAGATGCAAATGGTGGTGAACTCATTCGATGTAGTGATGGGGTATGGAGCCGCAGTGCCATACACAGCATTAGCGCAGAAAGCAATGTCGCGGCATTTCAGGTGCTTGAAGGATGCCATAGCTGCTCAGGTTAAGCATAGCTGCGAGTTGCTTGGAGAGAAAGACGCGGCGGGTACTTCAGGAGTCACCAAAGGGGAGACTCCCAgattgaagctgctagaacaaagCTTAAGACAGCAAAGAGCTTTTCATCAAATGGGTGGTATGTTGGAACAAGAAGCTTGGCGTCCCCAAAGAGGCTTGCCTGAACGTTCTGTCAACATTTTGAGAGCTTGGCTTTTTGAACATTTTCTCCACCC GTATCCAAGCGATGCTGATAAACATCTCTTGGCTCGGCAGACTGGCCTTTCAAGAAACCAG GTATCGAACTGGTTCATAAATGCAAGAGTTCGATTGTGGAAACCCATGGTAGAAGATATGTACCagcaagaaagcaaagaagagggcgaagatgatgatatggaaacAAATGCACAAACACCAATGCAATCCCCTACAATTGCCAGTACTGCAACCACAACTACATTCACATCCGCACCTCCATCTGCAACTGTGGTCATGAGATCCGAAATGAATGCACCCGAAAACGACCCTTCAATCCTTGCAATCAATACCAACTTCTCGGATAACCAACCACCAGGCCATCTCTACTCCTCCTCCACCACTCCCCTCTCCACTGTCACTTGTCGTCGCGGAGAACCCGAATACATCACCGCTGGAGGCAATGCTGATGATAATAGTAATAATATTGGGTCCACGCTTATAAGCTTTGGTGCCAATACCACCGGTGACGTGTCCCTCACTCTAGGGCTACGTCATGTCGGGAACATGCCGGAGAAAAATCCTTTTTCAGTCAGAGACTTTGGGGGTTGTTAA